In a genomic window of Quercus lobata isolate SW786 chromosome 4, ValleyOak3.0 Primary Assembly, whole genome shotgun sequence:
- the LOC115983516 gene encoding uncharacterized protein LOC115983516 gives MDSVTIKPTLISSFSFNLLKLKPQTYSTTLSFTHCRRFTTSSITYCYTNTTPSNPKNQNSKFSNQSFPPNPFWVILQSIKVLATSQTQKWASSVQAYSDAVSDKTGGGYLQSGGLGVALLSVTSNAKVRISPFVATLAANPTFVSGLFAWFMAQSIKIILNFFVERKWDLRILFASGGMPSSHSALCTALTTSVALCHGVADSLFPVCLGFSLIVMYDAIGVRRHAGMQAEVLNMIVEDLFQGHPISQRKLKELLGHTPSQVLAGALLGIVVACICSQAPLVPT, from the exons atggacTCTGTGACAATAAAACCCACACTTATTAGTTCTTTCAGCTTCAACCTCTTGAAGCTAAAACCCCAAACCTACTCCACAACCCTCTCCTTCACCCACTGCAGAAGATTCACCACCTCTTCAATCACTTACTGTTATACAAATACAACTCCTTCAAAtcccaaaaaccaaaattcCAAGTTCAGTAATCAATCTTTCCCCCCAAATCCCTTCTGGGTAATCTTGCAAAGTATCAAAGTCTTAGCCACTTCACAAACCCAGAAATGGGCATCGTCTGTGCAAGCTTATAGTGATGCAGTTTCAGATAAAACTGGTGGCGGTTATTTACAAAGTGGAGGGCTTGGAGTAGCTTTATTGAGTGTAACTTCGAATGCAAAGGTTCGGATTAGTCCCTTTGTGGCAACGCTAGCTGCCAACCCAACCTTTGTGTCGGGCTTGTTCGCGTGGTTCATGGCGCAATCGATAAAGATTATCTTGAATTTCTTCGTGGAGAGGAAATGGGATTTGAGGATACTGTTTGCTTCGGGAGGAATGCCTTCTTCGCACTCGGCTTTGTGCACGGCTTTGACTACTTCGGTGGCGCTTTGTCATGGTGTAGCGGACTCTCTGTTTCCAGTTTGTTTGGGATTCAGTCTGATTGTTATGTATGATGCAATCGGTGTGAGGCGCCATGCTGGGATGCAAGCTGAG GTGCTTAATATGATTGTTGAGGACTTGTTTCAAGGGCATCCTATCAGCCAAAGAAAGTTGAAGGAACTTCTCGGCCACACTCCGTCACAGGTCCTTGCTGGAGCTCTGCTTGGCATTGTAGTAGCATGTATCTGTTCCCAGGCTCCCTTGGTTCCAACCTAA
- the LOC115984034 gene encoding thaumatin-like protein 1 — translation MMKTLALYGLTLAFFFLSGAHSAKITFTNNCPTTIWPGTLTSDQKPQLSNTGFELASKASLTLDVQAPWKGRFWPRTRCSTNSGKFTCETADCSTGQVACNGNGAIPPASLVEINIAANGGMDFYDVSLVDGFNLPVSVATRGGTGECKASSCPANVNAVCPAELQVKGSDGSVIACKSACTAFNQPQYCCTGAFNTPQTCPPTNYSRIFEQQCPQAYSYAYDDQNSTFTCSGAPDYVITFCP, via the exons ATGATGAAAACCCTGGCACTCTACGGCCTTACCTTGGCCTTCTTTTtcttatctg GTGCTCATTCTGCTAAAATAACTTTCACAAACAACTGTCCAACAACCATTTGGCCCGGAACCCTAACTTCGGATCAAAAACCACAACTATCAAATACTGGATTTGAGTTAGCATCCAAAGCATCCTTAACACTTGATGTTCAAGCTCCATGGAAAGGCCGATTCTGGCCCCGAACCCGATGCTCAACCAACTCAGGAAAGTTCACTTGCGAGACTGCTGATTGTAGCACTGGTCAAGTTGCATGCAACGGAAATGGTGCGATCCCGCCAGCTTCTTTAGTAGAAATCAACATAGCAGCCAATGGTGGGATGGACTTTTACGATGTTAGCCTTGTAGATGGCTTCAACTTGCCTGTTTCGGTAGCCACAAGAGGCGGCACTGGTGAATGCAAAGCCTCAAGCTGTCCAGCCAACGTGAACGCAGTTTGCCCAGCAGAGTTGCAAGTGAAAGGGTCTGATGGGAGTGTGATTGCTTGCAAGAGCGCTTGTACTGCTTTCAATCAACCACAGTACTGTTGCACTGGTGCATTTAACACCCCTCAAACATGTCCACCCACAAACTATTCTCGTATCTTTGAGCAACAATGTCCTCAAGCTTATAGTTATGCTTATGATGATCAAAACAGCACATTTACCTGCTCAGGTGCACCCGACTATGTTATCACCTTTTGTCCATGA